TCGGCCTCAGCTTCGGTTACGGCGTCTTCCATGCCGCCGGCCCCGGCCACGGCAAGGCGGTGCTCACCACCTATCTGCTCAGCCAGGGCGGCGCCTTGCGCCGTGCCCTGCTGCTCTCCTGCCTGGCCTCGCTGCTGCAGGCCCTGGTGGCCATTGCCCTGGTCACGGTGCTGGTCCATGGCCTGGGGTGGCTGACGCGCCAGGCCATGGGGTCGGTGGTCTGGCTGGAGCAGGCCAGCTATCTGCTGGTCGCGATGCTGGGGCTCTGGCTGTGCTGGCGCGCGCTGGCCCACTCGCGTCTCCTTCACCAGGCGACCGCCCATGACCACCACGAGTGTGACTGCGCCCACCATCTGACGCCCCGACAGGCCGATGACTGGCGTGGCGCCCTGGCCGTGGTGGCGTCGATCGGCATGCGGCCCTGCAGCGGCAGCGTCTTGCTGGTCGGGGCCGCCTCCCTGCTGGGCCACTACTGGGCCGGGGTGCTGGCGGTGCTGGCCATGGCCGCGGGTACGGCCCTGACGGTCTCGGCGCTGGCCCTGGCCAGCGTGATGGCCAGGGAATGGGCCGAGCGTCGCCTGCAGCGCTCACTGCGCTGGACAAGGCTCGCGCGATGCCTCCGGTGGGCCGGCTTCGCGGGGGGCCTGCTCATCCTGATCCTGGGTCTCTCCCTCTTCATGGCCGGCGTTCGAGCCCCCGCGGACATACCGCTTCTCGACGCACCGTCCCTGGGCCCTTCGCCCTCTTCCTCGCCATTCGGCGGGTAGTTCCCTGCCGAATGCCCGGCGACGGGCCAGGCGTCGCTCGTGCCTCGACGGGCAACCACTCAGACGCGATGGGCTGGGCTGCCGGTCCCGCGGCGCGACTCACCCTACTGGCACCAGTCGCCGCTGGCGGCGCTTCGCTCGTCGGGCCGAATCATGGCGGCCTTGCCGGATCGCTCGAAGCCAGTCGCTGGCCCCACGGTGATGAAGCGCCGCGTTGCACCCGCTAATGCAAAACATTATCATTCTGATGCGCATCAACACCAACTCGAACGACGCCCGCATCGGCCAGAACAATCATCCACCATGCCGATGCCTGTCACCCAGGATCAGACAAGGAACTTCCCTCGCTCATGCCCATCACCAGACAGCCTCGTCATGTGCGGCTGCTCCCCCTCATGCTGTGCTCCGCCCTGCCCGCCACGGCGCTTGCCCAGACCGATGCGAACGCCGAGGCCGAGCGCGCTTCCTCCGGCGGCGACGAGCTGAACCCCATCGTCGTCACCGCGACCCGCAACAAGAGCCTCGCCGGCGAGACCCCGCAGAAGGTCACCATCATCACCCGGGAGCAGATCGAGCAGCAGCTGGCGATCACCCAGGACCCCGGCCAGGTGCTCAGCAACCTGATCCCCTCCTACTCGCCCAGCCGCCAGAAGCTCTCCAATGCCGGCGAGACCTTCCGCGGGCGCTCCCCGCTGTTCCTGGTCGATGGCGTGCCCCAGAGCAATCCGCTGCGTGACAGCGCCCGCGACAGCTACACCATCGACCTCTCCATGGTCGAGCGCATCGAGGTGATCCACGGCGCCAGCGCCGAGCACGGCCTGGGCGCCACCGGCGGCATCATCAACTACGTGACCAAGCGCCCCGAGGGCGCCGGCGTCCGCCAGCATGCCGGGATCAGCCTGACCAGCGACGACGACTTCGAGTCGGAAGGCTTCGGCCACAAGCTGGACTATCGGATCAGCCGGCAGGACGGCGACTGGGACGTGCTGGCCGCGGCCAGCCGCCAGGAACGCGGGGTCTTCTTCGACGGCAACGACGAGCGGGTGGGCATCGCCTATCCCGGCGAGCTCCAGAACTCCACGAGCTACGACCTGCTGGGCAAGATCGGCTACTGGATCGACGACGACCAGAACATAGAGGCGTCCTTCAACCACTTCGAGCTGGAGGGCGAGGGCGACCATGTGCCGGTGCCCGGCGATCGCGACGCCGGCGTGCCGACCACCGCGCGCAAGGGTGATCCGGTGGGGGAGCCCGGCTACAACGATGTCACCACGGCCCGGCTGTCCTACTCCCATGCCGACTGGTTGGGCAACGAGCTGGACGCCCAGCTCTACACCCAGCGCTTCCGCGCCCGGTTCGCCACCACCCCCTACTTCCCCTACCAGGCCAACGGCGAGACTCGCTTCGACCAGACCCGCAACGAGTCCGACAAGGTCGGTGCCAAGTTCACCCTGTCCCGGGACGGCCTGCTGGACGACCGCCTGACCCTGACGACCGGCCTCGACCTGCTCCAGGACGAGACCCGGCAGATGCTG
The Halomonas sp. M4R1S46 DNA segment above includes these coding regions:
- a CDS encoding nickel/cobalt transporter, with the translated sequence MRGAMTRPSRPRWRWLVGLGVLSMAVIGLAWFTSGQGVGLQLVAWQRDLHRALTEAIAYLDAVPSATAWMSLFGLSFGYGVFHAAGPGHGKAVLTTYLLSQGGALRRALLLSCLASLLQALVAIALVTVLVHGLGWLTRQAMGSVVWLEQASYLLVAMLGLWLCWRALAHSRLLHQATAHDHHECDCAHHLTPRQADDWRGALAVVASIGMRPCSGSVLLVGAASLLGHYWAGVLAVLAMAAGTALTVSALALASVMAREWAERRLQRSLRWTRLARCLRWAGFAGGLLILILGLSLFMAGVRAPADIPLLDAPSLGPSPSSSPFGG
- a CDS encoding TonB-dependent receptor, with translation MPITRQPRHVRLLPLMLCSALPATALAQTDANAEAERASSGGDELNPIVVTATRNKSLAGETPQKVTIITREQIEQQLAITQDPGQVLSNLIPSYSPSRQKLSNAGETFRGRSPLFLVDGVPQSNPLRDSARDSYTIDLSMVERIEVIHGASAEHGLGATGGIINYVTKRPEGAGVRQHAGISLTSDDDFESEGFGHKLDYRISRQDGDWDVLAAASRQERGVFFDGNDERVGIAYPGELQNSTSYDLLGKIGYWIDDDQNIEASFNHFELEGEGDHVPVPGDRDAGVPTTARKGDPVGEPGYNDVTTARLSYSHADWLGNELDAQLYTQRFRARFATTPYFPYQANGETRFDQTRNESDKVGAKFTLSRDGLLDDRLTLTTGLDLLQDETRQMLVHTERTYVPESQFRNYAAFLQGDYDLTEALSLHAGVRHEQAELNVDDFSTIDRSNVTQDNVSVDGGNPDFDETLFNAGLVYQATDWAQLYANYSEGFGMPDVGRVLRGIETPGQDVDTLLTLQPIVTDNREIGARFDWERYGLELSYYESNADFGERLTEENGVWVGNREKTEIQGFEITGEAQLNDAHNLRLSYTHAEGESDTDGDGNVDTELTGINIAPDTLKLAWSAAWNQTLSSHLQYRYYFDRSVDDPELEFEGYGLVDASLTYRLPVGHASLGIENLTDEDYFTYYSQAARVSDDYYFKGRGRTLTLGYQLDF